One region of Thunnus albacares chromosome 20, fThuAlb1.1, whole genome shotgun sequence genomic DNA includes:
- the LOC122971756 gene encoding deleted in malignant brain tumors 1 protein-like, whose amino-acid sequence MYAVTSDRGLRGSERGEVRLLMKHSYRQTVYLVMDHLLMVLVLLWSSVLLVGGASRCAGTLEVKQGEWRPVSYHDWTLKAAADSVRLVNGTSLCSGRLEVKSEQSWSSVCEADFDQQDAEVVCRELGCGAPSVLQGALYGEVEAPMWTKEFQCGGHESALLDCGRSDSARSTCSPGKAVGLTCSEPVRLVGGASRCAGTLEVKHGDWRPVHYAVWTLKEAAVFCSALHCGSAISTERRNEPSRRYVWWIDHDCVHSGSALRDCLSSESSSSIVELTCSDLLVQPIISVSSTMDGVSEAQQQGFQVRRGSNFTISCSVLPQYPGGSFQLTFTSSNMAHNYTQPAVNHSADFLFPAADPAHQGNYSCVYGVYVFYHNFSSKSRLLSLTVTDPTVHIIRDPDETHSRKVFIITLVVLLVTPLLFITAIYFILKASRGQRSGPQENIGLDSYNLGVSRAEGEPAEEEGAQGAE is encoded by the exons ATGTACGCTGTTACATCAGACCGAGGGCTGAGGGGCAGTGAACGAGGGGAAGTGAGACTACTAATGAAACACAGCTACAGACAGACGGTCTACCTGGTCATGGATCACCTGCTGATGGTGTTGGTGTTGCTGTGGAGCTCAG TCTT gttggtgggaggagccagtcgctgtgcaggtacactggaggtgaaacagggagagtggagaccagtgagTTACCATGACTGGACCCTgaaggcagcag cagactctgtcaggctggtgaatgggactagtctgtgttcaggcagactggaggtgaagtctgagcagtcgtggtcctcagtgtgtgaagctgactttgaccagcaggatgcagaggtggtctgtagggagctcggctgtggggctccttcagtcctccagggggcgctctatggagaagtggaggctccgatgtggaccaaagagttccagtgtggaggccatgagtctgctctcctggactgtggaagatcagactcagctagaagcacctgctcacctggcaaagctgttggactcacctgctcag agcctgtcaggttggtgggaggagccagtcgctgtgcaggtacactggaggtgaaacatGGGGACTGGAGACCAGTGCATTACGCCGTCTGGACCCTAAAGGAAGCAGCTGTATTTTGTAGTGCTCTGCACTGTGGCTCTGCTATTTCAACGGAAAGGAGAAATGAGCCCTCACGCAGATATGTATGGTGGATTGATCATGactgtgttcattctggatCTGCACTGAGGGACTGTTTATCATCAGAATCTTCTTCCTCCATTGtggagctcacctgctcag accTGCTGGTTCAGCCAatcatctctgtgtcttctACCATGGACGGGGTCTCCGAGGCCCAGCAGCAGGGGTTTCAGGTGCGCCGGGGCTCCAACTTCACCATCAGCTGCTCCGTCCTGCCTCAGTACCCAGGAGGCTCCTTCCAGctcaccttcacctcctccaacaTGGCACACAACTACACccagccagctgtcaatcactctgctgacttcctgtttcctgctgcagaccCCGCCCACCAAGGAAACTACAGCTGTGTTTATGGCGTCTATGTTTTTTATCATAACTTCTCCTCTAAGAGCCGTctgctgtctctcactgtcacaG ATCCAACAGTTCATATCATCAGAGATCCAGATGAGACACATTCCAGAAAAGTTTTTATCATCACGCTGGTCGTCCTGCTGGTGACTCCGCTGTTGTTCATCACCGCCATCTATTTCATCCTGAAG gccagcagggggcagaggTCAGGCCCACAGGAGAACATTGGGCTGGATTCTTATAACCTCGGTGTTTCCAGAGCTGAAGGAGAGCCggctgaagaggaaggagctCAGGGAGCAGAGTAG